In Geoalkalibacter sp., a single window of DNA contains:
- a CDS encoding HIRAN domain-containing protein: MNRERRSFLQGLFAVPFLLGAKQAAARATVHYDLNLFHIAGFQYYRGPRLISGISTGESLSLSAEPDNPHDAFAVRIERRGVKLSFVPRSDNKHLSRLLGQGAKLTCRVTRVNPQAPPWQMLEVAVGMAA, from the coding sequence ATGAACAGGGAACGCCGGTCATTTCTGCAAGGCTTGTTCGCCGTGCCGTTTTTGCTGGGGGCGAAGCAGGCGGCGGCACGCGCCACGGTTCATTACGATCTGAATCTTTTCCACATCGCTGGTTTTCAGTATTACCGCGGACCAAGGCTGATTTCCGGAATTTCGACCGGCGAATCGTTGTCCCTGAGTGCCGAACCGGACAATCCCCATGACGCCTTTGCCGTGCGCATCGAGCGGCGCGGCGTCAAACTCAGTTTCGTGCCGCGCAGCGACAACAAACACCTGAGCCGGCTGCTGGGTCAGGGCGCCAAATTGACCTGCCGGGTGACGCGGGTCAATCCCCAGGCGCCTCCCTGGCAGATGCTGGAGGTGGC